The sequence TCGATATCGAGCTGGCGCTGCCCGCCAATTCGACCAAGGAACGGGTGCAGACGATGGAAGCGTTTGGGGCCAAAGTCACCCTGACGGAGACCATCGAAGCGGGACGCGATTACGTCGAGGCCAAAGCCGCTACGGGTGAATACCTGCTGGTGGATCAGTTTGCCAACCCCGACAATTACCTGGCGCATTACCGCACTACCGGCCCCGAAATCTGGCGCGATACGGCGGGGCAGATCACGCATTTTGTCTCGTCGATGGGCACGACGGGCACCATCATGGGTACGTCGCGTTACCTGAAAGAGCAAAACCCCAATGTGCAGATTGTAGGTTGCCAGCCCACCGACGGCTCGTCGATCCCCGGTATCCGCAAATGGCCGGTAGAATACCTACCCAAGATTTTCGATCCCAGCCGTGTCGATCAGATTATCGACGTGTCGCAGGACGATGCCACGCAGATGACGCGCCAACTGGCGCGGGTTGAAGGCGTTTTTGCCGGAATGAGCAGTGGAGGCGGTGTTCACGCGGCCCTGCGCCTCATCGAGCAATTACAGGAG comes from Fibrella aestuarina BUZ 2 and encodes:
- the cysM gene encoding cysteine synthase CysM, which gives rise to MATLLDLVGNTPLVELNRLNTNPAYKLYGKLEGNNPGGSVKDRAAYSMIRGYIDRGEWQPGMKLIEATSGNTGIALAMIARLFNIDIELALPANSTKERVQTMEAFGAKVTLTETIEAGRDYVEAKAATGEYLLVDQFANPDNYLAHYRTTGPEIWRDTAGQITHFVSSMGTTGTIMGTSRYLKEQNPNVQIVGCQPTDGSSIPGIRKWPVEYLPKIFDPSRVDQIIDVSQDDATQMTRQLARVEGVFAGMSSGGGVHAALRLIEQLQEQGIEQATIVCILCDRGDRYLSSGLFENL